In a genomic window of Flavobacterium sp. KACC 22761:
- a CDS encoding CTP synthase, producing the protein MNQTKYIFVTGGVTSSLGKGIIAASLAKLLQGRGYRTTIQKFDPYINVDPGTLNPYEHGECYVTDDGAETDLDLGHYERFLNVPTSQANNVTTGRVYLSVIEKERRGEFLGKTVQVVPHITNEIKDRMQLLGKSGDYDIVITEIGGTVGDIESLPYIESVRQLVWELGENNGIVIHLTLVPYLAAAGELKTKPTQHSVKTLMESGIKADILVCRTEHELSQELRQKLALFCNVKKEAVIQSIDASTIYEVPNLMLEEGLDVVALKKLDLPKKASPDLKNWNTFLKRLKSPKQTVNIGLVGKYVEMQDCYKSILEAFIHAGAANETKVNVISIHSEHINADNVEEKLGSLDGVLVAPGFGERGIEGKIEAVRYVRENNIPFFGICLGMQMSVIEYSRNILGYAEANSTEMNDKTPHPVVNLMEEQKNVTDKGGTMRLGAWKCDIKPDTLAYKIYGQKTISERHRHRYEYNNKYADELQKAGLKASGVNPDTGLVEIVELENHPFFIGVQYHPEYKSTVANPHPIFVNFVAAAVNAHKK; encoded by the coding sequence ATGAATCAAACAAAATATATTTTTGTTACAGGAGGTGTGACCTCTTCATTAGGAAAAGGGATTATCGCGGCGTCTTTGGCAAAATTGTTACAAGGAAGAGGATACCGCACAACTATTCAGAAATTTGATCCATACATTAACGTAGATCCGGGGACACTAAACCCGTATGAGCACGGAGAATGTTATGTGACAGATGATGGAGCTGAAACTGACTTAGATTTAGGACACTATGAGCGTTTCTTGAACGTTCCTACTTCTCAGGCTAATAACGTTACTACAGGAAGAGTTTATCTTTCGGTTATTGAAAAAGAAAGAAGAGGAGAGTTTTTAGGAAAAACAGTTCAGGTTGTTCCTCATATTACAAACGAAATCAAAGACAGAATGCAATTGCTGGGTAAATCTGGCGATTATGATATTGTAATTACTGAAATTGGTGGAACGGTTGGTGATATTGAATCGCTACCTTATATAGAGTCTGTTCGTCAATTGGTTTGGGAATTAGGTGAAAATAACGGAATCGTGATTCACTTAACATTAGTTCCTTATTTAGCAGCAGCAGGAGAATTGAAAACAAAACCAACGCAACACTCTGTTAAAACATTAATGGAAAGCGGTATTAAAGCCGATATTTTGGTTTGTAGAACTGAACATGAATTGTCTCAGGAATTACGCCAAAAATTAGCTTTATTCTGTAATGTAAAGAAAGAAGCAGTAATTCAATCAATTGATGCTTCTACAATATATGAAGTTCCAAATTTAATGCTTGAAGAAGGATTAGATGTTGTGGCTTTAAAGAAATTGGATTTGCCTAAAAAAGCATCTCCAGATTTGAAAAACTGGAATACTTTCTTAAAAAGATTAAAAAGTCCAAAACAAACTGTAAATATTGGTTTGGTTGGGAAATATGTAGAAATGCAGGATTGCTACAAATCTATTTTAGAGGCGTTCATTCATGCAGGAGCTGCAAATGAAACGAAAGTAAATGTGATTTCAATTCACTCAGAGCATATCAATGCTGATAATGTTGAAGAGAAATTAGGTTCTCTTGATGGAGTTTTAGTTGCTCCAGGATTTGGAGAAAGAGGTATTGAAGGAAAAATCGAAGCAGTTCGTTATGTTCGTGAAAACAACATTCCTTTCTTCGGAATTTGTTTAGGAATGCAGATGTCTGTTATCGAATATTCTAGAAATATTTTAGGTTATGCCGAAGCAAATTCAACTGAGATGAACGACAAAACGCCTCATCCGGTTGTAAATTTAATGGAAGAACAGAAAAATGTAACCGATAAAGGAGGAACAATGCGTTTAGGTGCTTGGAAATGTGATATCAAACCAGACACTTTAGCGTACAAAATTTACGGACAAAAAACTATTTCGGAGCGTCACCGCCACCGTTATGAGTACAACAATAAATATGCCGATGAATTACAAAAAGCTGGTTTGAAAGCTTCTGGAGTTAACCCAGATACAGGTTTAGTTGAAATCGTAGAGCTTGAAAACCACCCATTCTTCATTGGTGTACAATACCACCCAGAATACAAAAGTACAGTTGCAAATCCGCACCCTATTTTTGTAAACTTTGTGGCCGCTGCTGTAAATGCGCATAAAAAATAA
- the yidC gene encoding membrane protein insertase YidC produces the protein MEEKKLDLNSIIGFVLIFGILLWIMYQNQPSEKEIAAEKAKKELVAKQEAQAKADKAKTAALPVATTPGDTAQIAQLQKTLGGFAYSATLPSAKEAFTTIENEKLRLKIANKGGYIVEATLKEFERLKKGSGQLVELIKNNNSNLNIQLQTTDNRTLNSKDLYFEPTLEKVGQDQVLSMRLKAGANEFLEYKYVLKPNDYLVGFDIRSQGLNKVLNASKPLDLQWDLRTYRNEKSVSYENRYAQIDYKYEESKYNNVSSHGQGKEEAPTKVSFVAFKQHFFATILATEKPFETSKLQSDDLVKDEKIDTVFTKQFRANLPLAFSNGEVDYKMSLYMGPVDYKTLKSYDKNFDKIIPLGWGIFGWINKWIFIPLFGFLSSTIGLSLGIAIIIFTIIIKVGMSPITYKSFLSQAKMKVLRPDIAELGEKFKKDPMKKQQETMKLYNKAGVNPMAGCIPALIQLPFMYASFQFFPAAFELRQKSFLWADDLSSFDSIAKLPFRIPGYGDHISLFPILAAIAIFFYMKMTSGDQQMAAPQQEGMPDMAKMMKIMIYVSPLMMLIFFNSYGAGLSLYNFISNLITIGIMFVIKNYIVDSEKIHAQIQENKLKEPKKQSKFQQRLQEVMEQQEAAKAQRKK, from the coding sequence ATGGAAGAAAAAAAATTAGACCTTAATTCAATCATTGGTTTTGTATTAATATTCGGGATTTTGCTTTGGATTATGTACCAAAATCAACCTTCTGAAAAAGAAATTGCTGCTGAAAAAGCCAAGAAAGAATTAGTTGCTAAACAAGAAGCGCAAGCAAAAGCTGATAAAGCTAAAACTGCGGCATTGCCAGTTGCTACAACTCCTGGTGATACGGCTCAAATTGCTCAATTGCAAAAAACTTTAGGAGGATTTGCTTATTCAGCAACACTTCCTTCTGCAAAAGAAGCTTTTACTACAATCGAAAATGAAAAATTAAGATTGAAAATTGCTAATAAAGGTGGTTATATTGTTGAAGCAACTCTAAAAGAATTCGAAAGATTAAAAAAAGGTTCAGGGCAATTAGTTGAGTTGATTAAAAACAATAACTCAAACTTAAATATTCAGTTACAAACTACAGACAATAGAACATTAAATTCTAAAGATCTGTATTTTGAGCCAACATTAGAAAAAGTGGGTCAAGATCAAGTTTTGTCAATGCGTTTGAAAGCTGGTGCTAATGAGTTTTTAGAATATAAATACGTTTTAAAACCAAATGATTATTTAGTTGGTTTTGATATTCGTTCTCAAGGTTTAAACAAAGTTTTAAATGCTTCTAAGCCATTAGATTTGCAATGGGATTTGAGAACATACAGAAATGAGAAAAGTGTTTCTTATGAGAATCGTTATGCTCAAATTGATTACAAATACGAAGAATCAAAATACAATAATGTAAGCTCACACGGGCAAGGAAAAGAAGAAGCGCCAACAAAAGTTAGTTTTGTAGCTTTCAAACAACATTTCTTTGCAACGATTTTAGCTACAGAAAAACCATTTGAAACTTCAAAATTACAATCTGATGATTTAGTTAAAGACGAAAAAATCGATACTGTTTTTACAAAACAGTTTAGAGCTAATTTGCCTTTAGCATTTTCAAATGGCGAGGTAGATTACAAAATGAGTTTGTATATGGGACCTGTAGATTATAAGACATTAAAGTCTTATGATAAAAATTTCGACAAAATCATTCCACTAGGATGGGGTATTTTTGGTTGGATCAACAAATGGATTTTTATTCCGTTATTCGGATTCTTAAGCTCTACAATCGGATTGTCATTAGGAATTGCAATTATCATTTTTACTATTATTATTAAAGTAGGAATGTCGCCAATTACGTATAAATCATTCTTGTCTCAGGCCAAAATGAAAGTTTTAAGGCCTGATATCGCTGAGTTGGGAGAAAAATTCAAAAAAGACCCAATGAAGAAACAACAGGAAACAATGAAACTTTATAACAAAGCAGGAGTAAACCCAATGGCTGGATGTATCCCAGCATTGATTCAGTTGCCATTTATGTACGCATCGTTCCAGTTTTTCCCTGCAGCATTCGAATTAAGACAAAAAAGCTTCCTGTGGGCAGACGATTTATCATCTTTTGATTCTATTGCAAAACTTCCTTTCCGTATTCCAGGATATGGAGATCACATCAGTTTGTTCCCAATTTTGGCTGCAATTGCGATTTTCTTCTATATGAAAATGACTTCTGGAGATCAGCAAATGGCTGCACCGCAACAAGAAGGAATGCCAGATATGGCAAAAATGATGAAAATCATGATTTACGTGTCACCATTAATGATGTTGATTTTCTTCAACAGTTATGGTGCAGGTTTGAGTTTGTATAACTTCATTTCAAACTTAATTACAATCGGAATTATGTTTGTGATCAAGAATTATATTGTTGACAGTGAAAAAATTCATGCTCAAATTCAAGAAAACAAATTAAAAGAGCCTAAAAAGCAGAGCAAATTCCAACAGCGTCTTCAAGAGGTAATGGAACAGCAAGAAGCTGCAAAAGCTCAGAGAAAGAAATAA
- a CDS encoding DUF4956 domain-containing protein, protein MDLNELIGRFFLLFFSILVLYFFSNRKDNETINPLMVIVGLCTFSLCYLFTKIEIGVGIGFGLFAIFSILRFRTQSFTVNAIIFLFATLTLSILDIMYPFEKIEILLFFQVIIIGFYIVASIIVNKKASKYLNTVDLKIPLENDFSLDNGNIRKAITERINISDFDFKIVLVNTVAKEIDVQVFY, encoded by the coding sequence ATGGATTTAAACGAACTGATTGGCCGATTTTTTTTGCTGTTTTTTTCAATTTTGGTTTTGTATTTTTTCTCCAACAGAAAAGATAACGAAACAATAAATCCATTAATGGTAATTGTCGGTTTGTGTACTTTTTCGCTTTGTTATTTGTTTACAAAGATTGAAATCGGAGTAGGAATAGGTTTTGGCTTATTTGCCATTTTTTCCATTTTACGATTCAGAACGCAATCTTTTACTGTAAATGCAATCATTTTTCTTTTTGCGACACTTACTTTATCCATTTTAGATATTATGTATCCTTTTGAAAAAATAGAAATATTGCTCTTTTTTCAAGTCATTATTATTGGTTTTTATATTGTGGCATCAATAATTGTCAATAAGAAGGCATCAAAATATTTGAATACAGTTGATTTGAAAATCCCGCTAGAAAATGATTTTTCTTTGGATAATGGAAATATTAGAAAAGCCATTACAGAAAGAATTAATATTTCTGATTTTGATTTTAAAATTGTGTTGGTCAATACAGTTGCAAAAGAAATCGATGTGCAGGTTTTCTATTGA
- a CDS encoding PEP/pyruvate-binding domain-containing protein, producing the protein MKKYIYSLFFLFALTTLSAQRYSSSLKDYEAYKAFKGKPLSDKFSNIESVKIVYDLRKKKMYYFNSQLISHHYQFATEYLGYDKDIEVFNNENYSDSEKDRDYLLGNLNHVKGTEKWIFELAASDHMKVSQIEWFYNQVKNSSFIGNDLKFYLNDPEKIALFQEGKFKIPCVKSDYIFNEITYQQVAGGSTIGILKQYKIKDLDKIKPNPDEIIILDGTPNLLPEAKGIIVNELQTPLSHLVLLGKNRKIPIMAYKNIDKDNNIKRLLSKKVEFKIEIDTFYLKETTKKIAQKNASKKKILTIDNSVTDIVDLSSIPKKGVNYIGSKAQNMAYLIAISKEIPFKTPENAHAIPFYYYTKHIQKPSISVLISELLNYPKKDSNAWINKKLKEIREAIKAEKIDPELIAKLNQTFKNASFKNFRFRSSTNAEDLDDFNGAGLYDSKTGVLGDSIKSFEKAIKQVWASVWNEASYNERELFGIDQQNIAMGVLVHRSFPEEVANGVVITKNIFRRNFPGFTVNVQKGENSVVKPEKGEVCEQFTAYHINEGNDDEDFEIDYTSNSNLNNNEPLLTRKEMNRLYIVSKTIESKMYRYWRKNQFHPVDIEFKIVGENRDLYIKQVRPFND; encoded by the coding sequence ATGAAAAAATACATTTACAGCTTATTTTTCCTGTTCGCGCTTACTACTTTAAGCGCTCAACGCTATTCATCTTCTCTAAAAGATTACGAAGCTTATAAAGCATTTAAAGGAAAACCGCTATCTGATAAATTTTCTAATATCGAATCTGTAAAAATTGTTTACGATTTAAGAAAGAAAAAAATGTACTATTTCAATAGTCAGCTTATTTCGCATCATTATCAATTTGCCACTGAATATTTGGGTTATGACAAAGATATCGAAGTCTTTAACAATGAAAATTACAGCGATAGTGAAAAAGACAGAGATTATCTGCTCGGAAATTTAAATCACGTTAAAGGAACCGAAAAATGGATTTTTGAGCTTGCAGCTTCAGATCACATGAAAGTCTCACAAATCGAATGGTTTTATAATCAAGTCAAAAACAGCTCTTTTATTGGCAATGATCTCAAATTTTATTTGAATGATCCTGAGAAAATAGCCTTATTCCAAGAAGGGAAATTTAAAATTCCTTGTGTCAAATCAGATTATATTTTTAATGAAATTACATATCAGCAAGTCGCTGGTGGCTCAACAATTGGAATCCTCAAGCAATACAAAATAAAGGATTTGGATAAAATAAAACCCAATCCAGACGAAATTATAATCCTCGACGGAACTCCAAACTTATTGCCTGAAGCGAAAGGCATAATTGTAAACGAACTTCAAACACCTTTGAGTCATTTAGTGCTTTTGGGCAAAAACCGAAAAATACCTATAATGGCTTATAAAAACATCGATAAAGACAACAATATCAAAAGATTGCTTTCTAAAAAGGTAGAATTCAAAATCGAAATTGATACTTTTTATTTGAAAGAAACGACAAAAAAAATCGCTCAAAAAAATGCTTCAAAAAAGAAAATACTAACCATCGACAATTCTGTGACTGATATTGTTGATCTCTCTTCAATTCCAAAAAAAGGAGTGAATTATATTGGTTCAAAAGCACAAAACATGGCTTATTTAATTGCTATTTCAAAAGAGATTCCTTTTAAAACTCCCGAAAATGCGCATGCCATTCCTTTTTATTATTATACAAAACATATTCAGAAACCATCAATTTCTGTTTTAATAAGTGAATTGTTGAATTATCCTAAAAAAGATTCAAACGCTTGGATAAATAAAAAACTGAAAGAAATTAGAGAAGCAATCAAAGCAGAAAAAATTGATCCGGAATTGATTGCGAAACTGAATCAGACCTTTAAAAATGCATCTTTTAAAAACTTCAGATTCAGATCATCAACTAATGCCGAAGATTTGGATGATTTTAATGGCGCCGGATTGTACGACTCTAAAACGGGAGTTTTAGGCGATAGTATTAAAAGTTTCGAGAAAGCAATTAAACAAGTTTGGGCGAGTGTATGGAATGAAGCTTCTTATAACGAAAGAGAACTTTTTGGAATCGATCAGCAAAATATTGCAATGGGCGTTTTGGTACATCGTTCATTTCCTGAAGAAGTTGCAAACGGCGTTGTAATCACAAAAAATATATTTAGAAGAAATTTTCCTGGGTTTACGGTCAATGTTCAAAAGGGAGAAAATTCAGTCGTAAAACCCGAAAAAGGAGAAGTTTGTGAACAATTTACCGCCTATCATATCAACGAAGGAAACGATGATGAAGATTTTGAAATTGATTACACTTCAAATTCAAATTTAAACAATAACGAGCCATTATTGACCCGAAAAGAAATGAACCGGCTTTATATTGTTAGCAAAACAATTGAATCCAAAATGTACCGTTATTGGCGAAAAAACCAATTTCATCCTGTAGATATTGAGTTTAAGATTGTAGGCGAAAACAGAGATTTATACATCAAACAAGTTCGTCCTTTTAATGATTAA
- the mnmA gene encoding tRNA 2-thiouridine(34) synthase MnmA has product MKRVVVGLSGGVDSSVAAYLLQQQGYEVIGLFMKNWHDDSVTISNECPWLEDSNDALLVAEKLGIPFQTVDLSEEYKEKIVDYMFNEYEKGRTPNPDVLCNREIKFDVFMKIALSLGADYVATGHYCQKSEIEVDGKTVYQLIAGNDVNKDQSYFLCQLSQEQLSKALFPIGALTKPQVREIAAEMELVTAEKKDSQGLCFIGKVRLPEFLQQKLQPKEGKIVQIDKNDPIYEVEDISGLSLEEQLKIESRKLNYLPTMGKVVGKHQGAHYFTVGQRKGLNVGGTTDPLFVIATDVETNTIFTGLSSNHPGLFKKALFVGNSEVHWVRTDMALKPGESKEVMARIRYRQPLQKAVLYQFEDGMYVRFDEPQSAITEGQFVAWYLDNELVGSGVIS; this is encoded by the coding sequence ATGAAACGTGTAGTTGTTGGACTTTCTGGTGGAGTAGATTCTAGTGTTGCTGCTTATTTATTGCAACAGCAAGGATACGAAGTTATTGGCCTTTTTATGAAAAACTGGCATGATGATTCGGTTACTATTTCTAACGAATGTCCTTGGTTAGAAGATAGTAACGATGCTTTATTAGTAGCCGAAAAACTTGGAATACCGTTTCAAACTGTCGATTTAAGCGAAGAATACAAAGAGAAAATTGTTGATTATATGTTCAACGAATACGAAAAAGGGAGAACTCCAAATCCTGACGTGCTTTGTAATCGCGAAATCAAATTTGATGTTTTCATGAAGATTGCTCTAAGTCTTGGCGCAGATTATGTAGCAACAGGGCATTATTGCCAAAAAAGTGAAATTGAAGTTGATGGAAAGACTGTTTATCAATTAATTGCAGGAAATGATGTGAATAAAGATCAGTCTTACTTTTTATGTCAATTGTCGCAAGAACAATTATCAAAAGCATTATTTCCAATTGGCGCTTTGACCAAACCACAAGTTCGTGAAATTGCGGCTGAAATGGAATTGGTAACGGCAGAAAAGAAAGATTCTCAAGGTTTGTGTTTCATTGGGAAAGTTCGTTTGCCTGAATTTTTGCAACAAAAATTACAGCCAAAAGAAGGCAAAATTGTTCAAATCGATAAAAATGATCCCATTTATGAAGTGGAAGACATTTCAGGATTATCTTTAGAAGAACAATTAAAAATAGAATCTCGAAAACTGAATTATCTTCCAACAATGGGCAAAGTAGTTGGAAAACATCAAGGAGCTCATTATTTTACAGTTGGACAAAGAAAAGGTTTAAACGTTGGTGGAACTACAGATCCATTATTTGTAATTGCGACTGATGTTGAAACAAACACAATTTTTACAGGTTTGTCAAGCAATCATCCGGGATTGTTTAAAAAAGCTTTGTTTGTTGGCAATTCTGAAGTACACTGGGTTCGTACAGATATGGCTTTAAAACCGGGTGAATCAAAAGAAGTAATGGCAAGAATTCGTTACCGTCAGCCTTTGCAGAAAGCTGTTTTATATCAATTTGAAGACGGAATGTATGTTCGTTTTGATGAACCGCAATCGGCAATTACTGAAGGTCAGTTTGTTGCGTGGTATTTGGATAATGAATTAGTTGGTTCGGGAGTAATTTCTTAG
- a CDS encoding S8 family serine peptidase: MKHYFFFFLVLITSTMFSQEDAWVYFKDKPSSQSFLDKPSDMLTQRSLTRRTAQNIALDITDVPIEKTYLSQIKSSTGITVLAKSKWLNALHIRGTQVNVSALKSLSFVDKVVFTNKTLNTGKRVNESNSARTNNKLKTTIDYAYGNAASQIQMLNGQALHKQNYTGSGKIIAVLDAGFPGVNTAQPFQNLQINNRILGGYDFVNRNSNFYTGDDHGTLVLSTMGGYKENSLVGTAPDASYYLFITENDASENPIEESLWVEAAEKADSLGVDIITTSLGYFEFDKVGESHTYSDMNGSTTFISRGAEVAFSKGMMVLASAGNEGRTTEPHIGAPSDAVSVLAVGSVTSTKVKSDFSSIGPSFDNRIKPDIMAQGTATAVSDASGNIGTANGTSFSCPVMAGLVACLWQAFPTKTNKEIRQMILQSADRYNAPDNNYGYGIPNFGANLGIDDFLVSSSFSVFPNPAKTMITFSFSEGNYDASVAIYSLLGQKLIEKQITNQNPFLSVEALNNGLYFYTFDSEGLHKTGKIIKQ; encoded by the coding sequence ATGAAGCACTATTTTTTCTTTTTTTTAGTACTGATCACTTCCACGATGTTTTCGCAGGAAGATGCATGGGTTTATTTTAAAGATAAACCAAGTTCGCAATCTTTTCTGGATAAACCTTCTGATATGCTGACACAGCGTTCTTTAACCCGAAGAACGGCTCAAAATATTGCTCTAGATATTACCGATGTTCCAATTGAAAAAACGTATCTGTCACAAATAAAATCAAGCACTGGAATTACAGTTTTAGCTAAATCGAAATGGCTGAATGCACTTCACATTAGAGGAACTCAAGTAAATGTTTCGGCGTTAAAATCATTGTCATTTGTTGATAAAGTTGTTTTTACAAACAAAACTTTAAATACAGGAAAAAGAGTGAATGAAAGCAATTCTGCTCGAACAAATAATAAACTTAAAACGACAATTGATTACGCTTACGGAAATGCTGCAAGCCAAATTCAAATGCTTAACGGACAGGCTTTACATAAACAAAATTATACAGGATCTGGAAAAATTATTGCGGTTTTAGATGCGGGTTTTCCAGGCGTAAATACAGCACAGCCTTTTCAGAATCTTCAAATCAATAATAGAATTTTAGGCGGATATGATTTCGTTAACAGAAATTCTAATTTTTACACTGGCGACGATCACGGAACTTTAGTGCTTTCGACTATGGGCGGATATAAAGAAAACTCCTTGGTTGGTACAGCTCCAGACGCGTCCTATTATTTGTTTATTACTGAAAACGATGCATCTGAGAATCCAATTGAGGAATCGCTTTGGGTGGAAGCCGCTGAAAAAGCAGACAGTCTTGGCGTTGATATTATTACCACTTCACTAGGTTATTTTGAATTTGATAAAGTAGGCGAAAGCCATACTTATAGCGATATGAATGGCAGTACTACTTTTATTTCAAGAGGAGCGGAAGTTGCGTTCAGTAAAGGAATGATGGTATTAGCTTCAGCAGGAAATGAGGGAAGAACTACAGAACCGCATATTGGTGCTCCCTCAGATGCCGTTTCGGTGTTAGCTGTTGGTTCTGTGACTTCGACAAAAGTAAAGTCAGATTTTAGTTCTATTGGGCCAAGTTTTGACAATCGGATTAAACCAGATATTATGGCTCAGGGAACTGCAACAGCAGTTTCTGATGCTTCAGGAAATATTGGTACTGCAAACGGAACTTCATTTTCATGTCCGGTCATGGCGGGATTAGTGGCTTGTCTTTGGCAAGCTTTTCCAACAAAAACAAATAAAGAAATCAGGCAAATGATTTTGCAATCAGCAGATCGATATAATGCTCCAGATAATAATTATGGTTACGGAATTCCGAATTTTGGCGCTAATTTAGGAATTGATGATTTCTTAGTTTCTTCGTCTTTTTCTGTATTCCCAAATCCGGCGAAAACAATGATTACTTTTTCTTTTTCCGAAGGAAATTATGATGCTTCTGTTGCCATTTATTCTCTTTTGGGGCAAAAATTAATTGAAAAACAAATTACAAATCAAAATCCATTTCTTTCTGTTGAAGCGCTAAACAACGGTCTTTATTTTTATACTTTTGATTCCGAAGGTTTACATAAAACGGGAAAGATAATTAAACAATAA
- a CDS encoding NAD(P)H-dependent flavin oxidoreductase: MNKITQLFNIKYPIIQGGMIWNSGYKLASAVSNAGGLGLIGAGSMYPEVLREHIQKCKKATDKPFGVNIPMLYPNIEEIMNIVVEEGVKIVFTSAGNPKTWTSFLKEKGITVVHVVSSSTFALKAQDAGVDAVVAEGFEAGGHNGREETTTLTLIPMVREKIQIPLIAAGGIATGRGMLAAMILGADGVQVGSRFAASIESSAHNNFKETIVKLKEGDTHLTLKELAPVRLVKNKFYQDVQDLYEKCPSKEELIQLLGRARAKKGMFEGDLDEGELEIGQIAGLIREILPVEQIVQQMIAEFEEARKEKATFEF, translated from the coding sequence ATGAATAAAATTACGCAGCTTTTCAATATAAAATATCCAATAATTCAAGGCGGAATGATCTGGAACAGCGGTTACAAATTAGCTTCGGCGGTGAGTAATGCTGGCGGTTTAGGCTTAATTGGCGCGGGCTCAATGTATCCTGAAGTTTTGAGAGAACATATTCAAAAATGTAAAAAAGCGACGGACAAGCCTTTTGGAGTCAATATTCCGATGTTGTATCCAAACATTGAAGAAATTATGAATATTGTGGTTGAAGAAGGCGTGAAAATCGTTTTTACTTCGGCAGGAAACCCTAAAACTTGGACTTCATTTTTGAAAGAAAAGGGGATTACAGTTGTGCACGTAGTGAGCAGCAGTACATTTGCTTTAAAAGCTCAAGATGCCGGCGTAGATGCAGTTGTAGCTGAAGGTTTTGAAGCGGGAGGACACAACGGACGAGAAGAAACTACAACCTTGACCTTGATCCCGATGGTTAGGGAAAAAATTCAGATTCCGTTAATTGCCGCTGGTGGAATTGCGACAGGAAGAGGAATGTTGGCGGCGATGATTCTGGGCGCTGATGGCGTACAAGTAGGAAGTCGTTTTGCGGCATCAATTGAATCTTCGGCCCACAATAATTTTAAAGAAACGATAGTTAAGTTAAAAGAAGGCGATACGCATTTAACTTTGAAAGAATTAGCTCCTGTTAGATTGGTAAAAAATAAGTTTTATCAGGATGTTCAGGATTTATATGAAAAATGCCCTTCAAAAGAAGAATTGATACAGCTTTTGGGAAGAGCCAGAGCTAAAAAAGGAATGTTTGAAGGCGATCTTGACGAAGGTGAACTTGAAATTGGACAAATTGCTGGACTAATTCGTGAAATTTTGCCCGTAGAGCAAATTGTGCAACAAATGATAGCTGAATTTGAGGAAGCAAGAAAAGAAAAAGCTACATTTGAATTTTAA